From one Physeter macrocephalus isolate SW-GA chromosome 18, ASM283717v5, whole genome shotgun sequence genomic stretch:
- the KLF15 gene encoding Krueppel-like factor 15 isoform X1, which produces MVDHLLPVDETFSSLKCPLGYLGDRLAGGRAYHMLPSPLSEDDSDASSLCSCASPDSQALCSCYSGGPGAKGQDSILDFLLSQATLGGGGGGGGAAANGGPMAWGTWRKAPAPVKGEHFCFPEFPVGDPDDVPRPFQPTLEEIEEFLEENMEPGVKEAPESNSEDLEACGQLSAGLHRSHLHPGAGGRERCAPPPGAAVGGSQSPGGGPAPDGPIPVLLQIQPVQVKQESGAEPVSPGQAAESVKVAQLLVNIQGQTFTLVPQVVPSSSLNLPSKFVRIAPVPIAAKPIGSGPLGPGSAGLLMGQKFPKNPAAELIKMHKCTFPGCSKMYTKSSHLKAHLRRHTGEKPFACTWPGCGWREAVDPREEGHGPSGWSRWRSPRAHRCVGLAADPDPAHPLSVSVPDSHPLRARGPPAGPLSGPKPGWPCVPGGEAIPLCLGSRPPGASALAGGAEGRDGGDEDHLSTLAHPLGGFLEPLDPAERA; this is translated from the exons ATGGTGGACCACTTGCTTCCAGTGGACGAGACCTTCTCGTCGCTGAAGTGCCCCCTTGGTTATCTGGGTGACAGGCTGGCCGGCGGGCGGGCGTACCACATGCTGCCCTCGCCCCTCTCGGAGGACGACAGTGACGCCTCCAGCCTCTGTTCCTGTGCCAGCCCTGACTCGCAAGCCCTTTGCTCCTGCTACAGCGGCGGCCCCGGGGCCAAGGGCCAGGACAGCATCTTGGACTTCCTGCTGTCCCAGGCCACGCTGGGCGGCGGCGGTGGTGGTGGCGGTGCTGCGGCCAACGGCGGCCCCATGGCCTGGGGGACCTGGCGGAAGGCACCGGCACCTGTGAAGGGGGAGCATTTCTGCTTCCCCGAGTTTCCTGTGGGAGACCCCGATGACGTCCCGAGGCCCTTCCAGCCCACCCTGGAGGAGATCGAAGAGTTTCTGGAGGAGAACATGGAGCCAGGGGTGAAGGAGGCCCCAGAAAGCAACAGCGAGGACTTGGAGGCCTGCGGCCAGCTCTCCGCCGGGCTACACAGGAGCCACCTCCATCCTGGGGCCGGTGGGAGAGAGCGCTGTGCCCCCCCGCCGGGAGCTGCTGTGGGCGGCAGCCAGAGCCCGGGTGGGGGTCCCGCCCCCGACGGCCCCATCCCCGTGCTGCTGCAGATCCAGCCGGTGCAGGTGAAGCAGGAATCCGGCGCCGAGCCCGTCTCCCCCGGGCAGGCCGCTGAGAGCGTCAAGGTGGCCCAGCTCCTGGTCAACATCCAGGGGCAAACCTTCACGCTGGTGCCCCAGGTGGTGCCCTCCTCCAGCTTGAACCTGCCCTCCAAGTTCGTGCGCATTGCCCCTGTGCCCATCGCCGCCAAGCCCATTGGGTCGGGACCCCTGGGGCCCGGCTCCGCCGGCCTCCTCATGGGCCAGAAGTTCCCCAAGAACCCGGCGGCAGAACTCATCAAAATGCACAAGTGTACTTTCCCCGGCTGCAGCAAGATGTACACCAAAAGCAGCCACCTCAAGGCCCACCTGCGCCGgcacacgggcgagaagccctTCGCCTGCACCTGGCCGGGCTGCGGCTGGAG AGAAGCAGTGGACCCCAGAGAAGAGGGACACGGGCCATCGGGATGGTCACGCTGGAGGAGCCCGCGAGCACACAGATGCGTGGGGCTGGCCGCTGACCCGGACCCCGCTCACCCGCTCTCGGTGTCTGTCCCCGATAGCCACCCACTCAGAGCCCGCGGCCCCCCGGCCGGCCCTCTGTCCGGGCCGAAGCCGGGCTGGCCGTGTGTGCCGGGTGGTGAAGCCATCCCCCTCTGCCTGGGCTCCAGACCCCCTGGCGCGTCTGCGCTGGCCGGGGGCGCGGAGGGGAGGGACGGCGGGGACGAGGACCACCTCTCGACCCTCGCCCACCCTCTGGGGGGGTTTCTTGAGCCTCTTGACCCCGCGGAACGGGCATGA
- the KLF15 gene encoding Krueppel-like factor 15 isoform X2 encodes MVDHLLPVDETFSSLKCPLGYLGDRLAGGRAYHMLPSPLSEDDSDASSLCSCASPDSQALCSCYSGGPGAKGQDSILDFLLSQATLGGGGGGGGAAANGGPMAWGTWRKAPAPVKGEHFCFPEFPVGDPDDVPRPFQPTLEEIEEFLEENMEPGVKEAPESNSEDLEACGQLSAGLHRSHLHPGAGGRERCAPPPGAAVGGSQSPGGGPAPDGPIPVLLQIQPVQVKQESGAEPVSPGQAAESVKVAQLLVNIQGQTFTLVPQVVPSSSLNLPSKFVRIAPVPIAAKPIGSGPLGPGSAGLLMGQKFPKNPAAELIKMHKCTFPGCSKMYTKSSHLKAHLRRHTGEKPFACTWPGCGWRFSRSDELSRHRRSHSGVKPYQCPVCEKKFARSDHLSKHVKVHRFPRSSRAPRP; translated from the exons ATGGTGGACCACTTGCTTCCAGTGGACGAGACCTTCTCGTCGCTGAAGTGCCCCCTTGGTTATCTGGGTGACAGGCTGGCCGGCGGGCGGGCGTACCACATGCTGCCCTCGCCCCTCTCGGAGGACGACAGTGACGCCTCCAGCCTCTGTTCCTGTGCCAGCCCTGACTCGCAAGCCCTTTGCTCCTGCTACAGCGGCGGCCCCGGGGCCAAGGGCCAGGACAGCATCTTGGACTTCCTGCTGTCCCAGGCCACGCTGGGCGGCGGCGGTGGTGGTGGCGGTGCTGCGGCCAACGGCGGCCCCATGGCCTGGGGGACCTGGCGGAAGGCACCGGCACCTGTGAAGGGGGAGCATTTCTGCTTCCCCGAGTTTCCTGTGGGAGACCCCGATGACGTCCCGAGGCCCTTCCAGCCCACCCTGGAGGAGATCGAAGAGTTTCTGGAGGAGAACATGGAGCCAGGGGTGAAGGAGGCCCCAGAAAGCAACAGCGAGGACTTGGAGGCCTGCGGCCAGCTCTCCGCCGGGCTACACAGGAGCCACCTCCATCCTGGGGCCGGTGGGAGAGAGCGCTGTGCCCCCCCGCCGGGAGCTGCTGTGGGCGGCAGCCAGAGCCCGGGTGGGGGTCCCGCCCCCGACGGCCCCATCCCCGTGCTGCTGCAGATCCAGCCGGTGCAGGTGAAGCAGGAATCCGGCGCCGAGCCCGTCTCCCCCGGGCAGGCCGCTGAGAGCGTCAAGGTGGCCCAGCTCCTGGTCAACATCCAGGGGCAAACCTTCACGCTGGTGCCCCAGGTGGTGCCCTCCTCCAGCTTGAACCTGCCCTCCAAGTTCGTGCGCATTGCCCCTGTGCCCATCGCCGCCAAGCCCATTGGGTCGGGACCCCTGGGGCCCGGCTCCGCCGGCCTCCTCATGGGCCAGAAGTTCCCCAAGAACCCGGCGGCAGAACTCATCAAAATGCACAAGTGTACTTTCCCCGGCTGCAGCAAGATGTACACCAAAAGCAGCCACCTCAAGGCCCACCTGCGCCGgcacacgggcgagaagccctTCGCCTGCACCTGGCCGGGCTGCGGCTGGAG GTTCTCGCGCTCGGACGAGCTGTCCCGGCACCGGCGCTCGCACTCGGGCGTGAAGCCCTACCAGTGCCCCGTGTGCGAGAAGAAGTTCGCGCGCAGCGACCACCTGTCCAAGCACGTCAAGGTGCACCGCTTCCCCCGCAGCAGCCGTGCGCCTCGGCCCTGA